In Cytobacillus oceanisediminis, the following proteins share a genomic window:
- a CDS encoding sensor histidine kinase yields MRNKWTTNIFNHLVFLNIQSKLLFMFLLAALIPLLALGAISFYQSSKVVNEQLKNYNHFAGEKIQKELDRTFNDMFFSAAAIKQYIADQTSVKLSSQEPQTYLDFKEESNLERLMEIHKKGNIKGIYLITSSGYYFGDFNIDIKTFKQREIWKQAIAGGKTEVAVYKSDHYKSNNPDRLIGLLMPLNTHGVLNHSYLLIEADADEIFSMVKVLEDDLKARISIQNEAGEYFYATISKRKDQSSDIIWKETTFTNNWTIRFRIPQDEFYRSSAIIFRVVMIGAVFALLLALALSFLFSRQFSSKILRLKLAMDDVRKGSLDSNPSIETEDEIGQLGYHFNRMIFQINQLVEEVKEKEAIKLQAEMRAVHYQINPHLLFNTLNIIQWKARLDGNPEISKMLTHLIMVLEGNLNFDIGLVSLEDELKALKHYLAIQELRYGAHFTFQTEMESGLGDALIPRMTIQPMIENIFFHAFEDGTGEISLHVLEKQSSFQLILKDNGKGIHQEKLESLFKKPSSLKKGGIGLDNIYQKFRFHFGKHFLIEADSEIGKGTAISIYWPKRWVKNEREHT; encoded by the coding sequence ATGAGAAATAAGTGGACTACCAACATTTTTAACCATTTAGTATTTTTAAATATCCAGAGTAAGCTTCTATTTATGTTTCTGCTCGCAGCACTAATTCCCTTATTGGCTTTAGGAGCCATTTCATTTTACCAGTCATCAAAAGTAGTAAACGAACAGCTGAAAAATTACAATCACTTTGCCGGTGAGAAAATACAAAAAGAACTTGACCGCACATTTAACGACATGTTTTTCAGCGCCGCGGCGATCAAGCAATATATTGCTGATCAGACATCAGTTAAGCTTAGTTCTCAGGAACCGCAAACTTACCTGGATTTTAAGGAAGAAAGTAATTTGGAGCGTTTAATGGAAATCCATAAAAAAGGAAACATTAAAGGGATCTATTTAATCACTTCCTCAGGTTATTATTTTGGTGATTTCAATATTGATATTAAAACCTTTAAGCAAAGGGAGATTTGGAAACAGGCAATTGCAGGAGGAAAAACGGAAGTTGCCGTCTATAAATCTGATCATTATAAATCAAATAATCCGGATAGATTAATCGGATTATTGATGCCTTTAAATACACATGGAGTATTAAATCATAGTTATCTTTTAATTGAGGCGGATGCAGATGAAATTTTTTCAATGGTAAAAGTTTTAGAAGACGATCTGAAAGCCCGCATATCTATCCAAAATGAAGCGGGGGAATACTTTTATGCAACCATAAGTAAAAGAAAAGACCAATCGAGTGATATCATTTGGAAGGAAACAACTTTCACCAATAACTGGACCATCCGATTTAGAATTCCTCAGGATGAATTTTACAGGTCATCAGCAATCATTTTTCGTGTCGTTATGATTGGAGCGGTATTTGCACTATTGCTGGCGCTCGCTCTATCTTTTTTATTTTCCAGACAATTTTCCAGCAAGATTTTAAGATTGAAGCTTGCCATGGATGATGTGAGAAAAGGAAGCCTGGATTCAAATCCATCTATTGAGACAGAAGATGAAATAGGACAGCTAGGTTACCATTTCAATAGAATGATATTTCAGATTAATCAGCTTGTTGAGGAAGTTAAAGAAAAAGAAGCGATTAAGCTTCAAGCTGAAATGAGAGCAGTGCATTATCAAATCAATCCCCATTTGCTTTTTAATACTTTAAATATCATTCAGTGGAAAGCCAGGCTCGACGGAAACCCGGAAATTAGCAAAATGCTGACTCATCTAATTATGGTATTAGAAGGAAATCTTAATTTTGATATTGGTCTTGTTTCCTTAGAAGATGAATTGAAAGCGCTTAAACACTATCTTGCTATACAAGAATTAAGGTATGGGGCACATTTCACCTTTCAGACTGAAATGGAAAGCGGATTAGGAGACGCTTTGATTCCCAGAATGACTATTCAGCCGATGATTGAAAATATCTTTTTTCATGCTTTTGAAGATGGAACAGGAGAGATCTCTCTTCATGTGCTAGAGAAACAATCCAGTTTCCAGCTGATCTTAAAGGATAATGGAAAAGGAATTCACCAGGAAAAGCTGGAATCCTTGTTTAAGAAACCTTCTTCTTTAAAAAAAGGAGGAATTGGTTTAGATAATATTTACCAAAAGTTCAGATTCCACTTTGGCAAACATTTTCTGATAGAAGCAGATTCTGAAATAGGAAAAGGAACAGCAATTTCAATCTATTGGCCAAAAAGGTGGGTTAAGAATGAAAGAGAACACACATGA
- a CDS encoding carbohydrate ABC transporter permease, with translation MKSKRLIRSGTLYIVLVFLSLLFLAPFFWMVTTALKSPDELYMFPPKWFPSSWQFENFGKAWNSQPFNTFLMNSVIVTFLTTIGQIVSSTLIAYGFARFKFKGRDFLFMVLLATMMIPWEVTMIPQYMEFNYFGWINTLKPLIVPAWFGAPFYIFLLRQFIMSIPKELDEAARMDGANSFQIYYRIHLPLMWPIIVLIGVFNFLSSWNDYLGPLIFLNDQSKYTLTLGLAQFNGMYDVNMEGIMAVTFLISLPPLILFFFAQKYIVNGVSSTGFK, from the coding sequence TTGAAAAGCAAGCGATTAATCCGCAGCGGAACTTTATATATCGTTTTAGTATTTTTATCCCTGCTGTTTTTAGCGCCTTTTTTCTGGATGGTAACAACAGCTTTAAAGTCTCCTGATGAATTATATATGTTTCCTCCAAAGTGGTTTCCATCCTCTTGGCAATTTGAGAACTTTGGCAAGGCCTGGAACAGCCAGCCTTTTAATACTTTTTTAATGAATAGTGTGATCGTGACGTTTTTAACAACAATCGGACAAATTGTGTCCTCTACATTAATAGCCTATGGGTTTGCCAGATTCAAATTTAAAGGGAGGGATTTTCTTTTTATGGTGCTATTAGCCACGATGATGATTCCATGGGAAGTAACAATGATCCCGCAATATATGGAATTCAATTATTTTGGGTGGATCAACACCTTAAAGCCGCTGATAGTGCCAGCCTGGTTTGGTGCCCCATTCTACATTTTTCTTCTGCGTCAGTTCATTATGTCAATACCTAAAGAATTGGATGAGGCGGCACGGATGGATGGAGCGAATTCTTTCCAAATTTATTATCGGATTCATTTGCCATTAATGTGGCCAATTATCGTACTTATCGGGGTCTTTAACTTCCTATCAAGCTGGAATGATTACTTGGGACCTCTAATCTTCCTGAATGATCAAAGCAAATATACATTAACACTGGGGTTAGCCCAATTTAATGGAATGTATGATGTAAATATGGAAGGAATCATGGCAGTAACTTTCCTGATTAGCTTGCCGCCGCTTATTTTATTTTTCTTTGCCCAAAAATATATCGTCAATGGTGTATCATCAACTGGTTTTAAATAA
- a CDS encoding ROK family transcriptional regulator, which produces MQKGTFQWMKSINKTIVLNKIRMSGPISRAQIAKETNLTPPTVSSIVKELLHEHFVVESQQGQSSGGRKPTMLVLNHQGFYVLGVDVGPVKIRTVLTDLNGKVLFSHSAYLPSYVTNKTLLDLLKTEISNMLKNAADSTGKLLGIGIGMHGVVDHKHGNSLFAPSLNLRNIAIKEELEHYFQVTVRVENDARVMALGETWFVSDQNDSGTVVTINVGNGIGAGIVVDGKLLHGEHNLAGEIGHMSIDLGGSKCTCGNFGCLQTLASGTAIKERALKELTMGKESYLNEIVDGDLDRIEARTVYQAACHGDSLSIDLLTNTGIYLGIGITNLIHLLNPNKIIITGGISNAKDFLLPSIKETVAARALTVQAKNTEIVASKLGEYSAAIGSVVLILSDMFSADLVEC; this is translated from the coding sequence TTGCAAAAAGGCACTTTTCAATGGATGAAATCAATAAATAAAACAATTGTTTTAAATAAAATTCGAATGAGCGGTCCTATATCCCGCGCGCAGATTGCAAAAGAAACAAATCTTACACCACCTACTGTCAGCAGTATTGTGAAGGAATTGTTGCATGAGCATTTTGTTGTCGAGAGCCAGCAGGGGCAATCCAGCGGCGGCCGCAAACCGACCATGCTTGTTCTTAACCATCAAGGGTTTTATGTCCTGGGCGTGGATGTGGGTCCAGTCAAAATACGGACCGTTTTAACGGATTTAAATGGGAAAGTGTTATTTAGCCATTCTGCATATTTGCCTTCATACGTTACCAATAAAACACTGCTCGACTTACTGAAAACAGAAATTTCCAATATGCTGAAAAATGCAGCAGACTCAACAGGCAAGTTACTTGGAATAGGAATCGGCATGCATGGAGTAGTTGATCATAAGCATGGAAACAGTTTGTTTGCACCAAGTCTAAATTTGCGCAATATAGCCATTAAGGAAGAATTGGAACATTATTTCCAAGTGACCGTAAGGGTAGAAAATGATGCCAGGGTGATGGCGCTTGGGGAAACTTGGTTTGTAAGTGATCAGAATGACAGCGGAACGGTGGTTACGATAAATGTAGGAAATGGAATAGGTGCGGGTATTGTCGTAGATGGCAAACTTCTGCATGGCGAGCATAATTTGGCTGGGGAAATTGGCCATATGTCCATTGATTTAGGAGGCAGCAAATGCACATGCGGCAATTTTGGCTGCCTGCAAACTTTAGCATCCGGGACGGCCATTAAAGAACGTGCACTGAAGGAATTAACGATGGGCAAAGAAAGTTATCTGAACGAAATCGTCGATGGAGATCTAGACAGGATTGAAGCCCGGACAGTCTACCAGGCAGCCTGTCATGGAGATTCTTTGAGCATTGATTTATTGACGAACACAGGAATTTATCTTGGCATCGGCATTACCAATTTAATTCATCTATTAAACCCCAATAAAATAATTATAACCGGAGGAATTTCCAATGCAAAAGACTTTCTTTTACCTTCCATAAAAGAAACCGTGGCTGCCCGGGCTCTGACGGTGCAAGCCAAAAACACGGAAATTGTTGCATCCAAGCTTGGTGAGTACTCGGCTGCGATTGGATCAGTCGTGCTGATTTTATCCGATATGTTTTCAGCTGATCTGGTTGAGTGCTGA
- a CDS encoding carbohydrate ABC transporter permease has translation MNWGRLAPYFFISPWIAGLLLFTLGPLLFSLFISFFDWPIVGEKTFVGFSNYATMFTDDPLFWHSLWVTVKFAMLFVPLNIIMSLFLAILLNKKLKASSLFRTFFYVPSVISGVALAMIWGWVYNGEYGILNYFLSLAGIEGPDWLNNQKWALLAMVIASLWGQGTMMLIFLAGLKNIPKDLYEAAEIDGAGKVYCFFKITLPLLTPTLLFNLITTIISAFQQLTLALVLTGGGPLGSTYFYAMYVYENAFKYFKMGYSSANAWIMFLIVLFLTMLVFKSSSAWVYYENEVKNSK, from the coding sequence ATGAATTGGGGCAGGCTTGCCCCATATTTTTTCATATCGCCATGGATTGCCGGTTTGTTGTTATTTACATTGGGACCGCTATTATTTTCCCTTTTTATTAGCTTTTTTGACTGGCCGATTGTGGGTGAAAAAACATTTGTTGGTTTTTCAAATTATGCCACGATGTTTACGGATGACCCCCTTTTCTGGCATTCCCTTTGGGTGACAGTAAAATTTGCCATGCTGTTTGTTCCGCTTAATATTATCATGTCTTTATTTCTCGCAATTCTTCTTAATAAAAAGCTAAAAGCAAGCTCATTGTTCAGAACCTTTTTTTACGTACCCTCTGTTATTTCCGGTGTTGCTTTAGCGATGATTTGGGGATGGGTGTATAACGGGGAGTACGGAATTTTAAATTACTTTCTTTCGTTAGCAGGAATTGAGGGGCCGGATTGGCTTAATAACCAAAAATGGGCACTGCTGGCAATGGTTATTGCTAGTTTGTGGGGACAAGGTACGATGATGCTGATATTCCTTGCGGGGTTAAAAAATATCCCCAAGGATTTGTATGAGGCAGCTGAAATAGATGGAGCCGGCAAAGTATATTGCTTCTTTAAAATAACGTTGCCTCTGCTAACGCCAACCTTGTTATTTAATCTTATTACCACCATCATCAGCGCTTTTCAGCAATTGACGCTTGCCCTGGTCCTGACAGGCGGAGGGCCGCTTGGTTCCACTTATTTCTACGCAATGTATGTCTATGAAAATGCTTTTAAATACTTTAAAATGGGCTATTCATCAGCTAACGCATGGATCATGTTCCTGATTGTGCTGTTTTTGACCATGCTGGTTTTTAAATCTTCTTCCGCTTGGGTTTATTATGAAAATGAAGTCAAGAATTCTAAGTAA
- a CDS encoding COG4315 family predicted lipoprotein has product MKTKIHFCTILLAGILFAGCSSQEKPESSDAKEQAQETTTEVNNEAEKDLAESDTELQLMENEKIGKYLTNAEGMALYYFAKDQPNTSNCSGDCLENWPAFYSEDLAVPEGFNKEDFGTITRADNGEKQTTYKGYPLYYFVKDGASGDVKGQGVKDVWFIVNSETSFAQ; this is encoded by the coding sequence ATGAAAACAAAAATTCATTTTTGCACAATTCTTTTAGCTGGCATACTTTTTGCAGGATGCAGCTCTCAGGAAAAACCAGAAAGCTCAGATGCAAAGGAACAAGCACAAGAAACAACAACAGAGGTTAACAACGAGGCAGAAAAAGATCTTGCAGAATCGGATACAGAACTTCAACTGATGGAAAACGAAAAAATTGGTAAATATCTTACAAATGCTGAAGGTATGGCACTTTACTACTTTGCAAAAGATCAGCCAAATACATCAAATTGCAGTGGGGATTGCCTTGAAAACTGGCCTGCTTTCTACTCTGAAGACCTTGCAGTTCCGGAAGGATTTAATAAAGAAGACTTCGGAACGATTACTCGCGCTGACAATGGTGAGAAACAAACGACCTACAAAGGTTATCCGCTCTACTACTTCGTAAAGGACGGAGCATCTGGTGATGTAAAGGGACAAGGCGTCAAAGATGTTTGGTTTATTGTTAACAGCGAAACATCATTTGCACAATAA
- a CDS encoding response regulator transcription factor, translated as MKENTHELKVLLVDDDTIVRKGLKATVDWDKYGMRVAAEAPNGKRGWEEFLKHEPEIVITDIVMPEENGLDLARKIKAEFPQTKILLLSCHKDFEFAQEGIKLGASGYLLKTAFEDEELNHFLSVFNKEIRGKVPEQIPSFQKKLLLWLQGDIEEKDFLLDADIFFKKEWKWLDSPFYVYILDKTANPLDFPVKSSNNLYLSLSEDRIVFFIEAAYQVRLLSYLSDENKDRFFNNWKYAGPFCGKEEWMASIRAISNVQHLQGNCREYPKVILYAIDYIVKHLSTPISVTEIAAAAGVSRSYLSTLFKSKTGLGIQSFINSKRVVMSKRLLSSSPLTIQDIADLTGIPDAKYFSKWFKRCCGITPSEFRIKQKTENNQTNKSLS; from the coding sequence ATGAAAGAGAACACACATGAGTTAAAGGTCTTGCTCGTCGATGATGATACGATTGTCCGCAAGGGCCTAAAGGCGACAGTTGATTGGGACAAATATGGAATGAGAGTCGCAGCGGAAGCTCCTAATGGAAAAAGAGGCTGGGAAGAGTTTTTAAAACATGAGCCGGAAATAGTGATTACAGATATTGTGATGCCAGAGGAAAATGGCCTTGATTTAGCTAGAAAAATTAAAGCTGAATTTCCTCAAACAAAAATTTTGCTGCTAAGCTGTCATAAGGATTTTGAATTTGCTCAAGAAGGCATTAAATTAGGAGCATCAGGCTATTTACTGAAAACAGCTTTTGAAGATGAAGAGCTGAACCATTTTCTCTCAGTATTTAACAAGGAAATAAGGGGCAAAGTTCCCGAGCAAATTCCCAGTTTTCAAAAGAAGTTATTGTTATGGCTTCAGGGAGATATTGAAGAGAAAGATTTTCTTTTAGATGCAGATATCTTCTTTAAGAAAGAATGGAAATGGTTAGATTCTCCGTTTTATGTATATATACTAGATAAGACCGCTAATCCTCTTGATTTTCCGGTTAAGTCGTCCAATAATCTTTACTTGAGCCTATCGGAAGATCGAATAGTTTTCTTTATTGAGGCAGCATATCAAGTCCGTCTTCTTAGTTATTTATCTGATGAAAATAAAGATCGATTTTTCAATAATTGGAAGTACGCCGGGCCTTTTTGCGGGAAAGAGGAATGGATGGCTTCCATTCGGGCAATAAGTAATGTGCAGCATCTTCAAGGGAACTGCAGAGAGTATCCAAAGGTTATACTATATGCAATAGACTATATCGTTAAACATTTATCCACACCTATATCAGTAACAGAAATAGCCGCAGCTGCAGGAGTAAGCAGAAGCTATTTGAGCACTCTGTTTAAGAGTAAAACAGGATTAGGCATTCAATCATTTATTAACAGCAAGAGGGTAGTTATGTCAAAAAGACTTTTGAGTTCCTCTCCGTTAACGATCCAGGATATTGCCGATTTGACTGGCATCCCTGATGCTAAGTATTTCAGTAAATGGTTCAAGCGCTGTTGTGGAATTACACCCTCTGAATTTCGAATAAAACAAAAAACCGAAAATAACCAAACAAATAAATCCCTCAGTTAA
- a CDS encoding ABC transporter substrate-binding protein gives MTAACSSNTTSSDGKDKDGKTVLRFATWDSGETLKIQQDIAKEFEKENPDVKVQVEAYGDGFDQKLAASFGAKNPPDVMYMWDFSTYHQSLEPLNPYVDKDSSIKMDDFYEGLFNYSSVDGELYGMPAGFTTMVVYYNKKLFDQHNISYPKEGWTWDEFKEIAKKLTDKGKKQYGFGVTAEPDTYDLQGTVWSNGGSFVSEDGKKIDGFMNSPETIEAIQIYGDLVKEGTAVLTGGKNQQSGTDIFKAGKLGMYISGIWPLEGFKEAGIDVGTVAMPAFGSKPVKGLIASSAVSIAKDSKEKELAWEFVKFYSSDKAIQMRTADLPVRKSVVEANKTAEDELYKPFYMMLENSSNTPAFLLNSNWNEINRNLSAAINAVMLGQEADELLNKAVEDSEKYVGQ, from the coding sequence ATGACTGCAGCCTGCAGTTCCAATACAACCTCAAGTGACGGAAAAGATAAAGATGGGAAAACGGTTCTTCGTTTCGCTACATGGGACTCAGGTGAAACATTAAAAATTCAGCAGGATATTGCAAAAGAATTTGAAAAGGAAAACCCTGACGTAAAAGTCCAGGTGGAAGCATACGGTGACGGGTTTGATCAAAAGCTTGCAGCTTCATTTGGAGCAAAGAATCCTCCAGATGTTATGTATATGTGGGACTTTTCCACTTACCACCAATCTTTAGAGCCTCTTAATCCTTATGTGGACAAGGATTCTTCTATCAAGATGGATGATTTTTATGAAGGGTTGTTCAATTACTCCAGTGTGGATGGGGAATTGTATGGGATGCCAGCTGGTTTTACCACCATGGTTGTCTATTATAATAAAAAATTATTTGATCAACATAACATTTCATATCCTAAAGAAGGCTGGACATGGGATGAGTTTAAGGAAATTGCCAAAAAACTTACAGATAAAGGCAAAAAGCAATATGGATTTGGGGTTACAGCAGAGCCGGATACGTATGATTTGCAGGGAACGGTTTGGAGCAATGGCGGAAGCTTTGTCAGTGAAGATGGCAAGAAGATTGACGGATTTATGAATAGCCCTGAAACCATAGAAGCGATCCAAATTTACGGCGATTTGGTGAAAGAGGGCACAGCGGTCTTGACTGGAGGCAAAAATCAGCAGAGCGGAACAGATATTTTTAAAGCTGGAAAGCTAGGTATGTATATAAGCGGCATTTGGCCGCTCGAAGGCTTTAAAGAGGCCGGCATTGATGTGGGCACAGTGGCAATGCCTGCGTTTGGAAGCAAGCCTGTTAAAGGTTTAATTGCCTCTTCGGCAGTATCAATCGCAAAAGATTCCAAGGAGAAGGAATTGGCATGGGAATTTGTAAAGTTTTATTCTTCTGATAAAGCCATTCAGATGAGAACAGCAGATTTACCTGTGCGCAAGAGCGTGGTGGAAGCAAATAAAACTGCTGAAGATGAGTTATACAAGCCATTTTATATGATGCTGGAGAATTCATCCAATACACCTGCTTTCCTTTTGAATTCCAATTGGAATGAAATTAACCGAAATTTATCGGCTGCCATAAATGCCGTAATGCTTGGCCAGGAAGCAGATGAACTATTAAATAAAGCAGTCGAGGATTCTGAAAAATATGTAGGCCAATAG
- a CDS encoding amylo-alpha-1,6-glucosidase, translating to MKVKEMRLPFSRRGSYLVISPIHKRGHDSNALYIRMIRGGDEKTGAVFKINLLDETDKHQNYEVEMTPHLMRISANAGILEVCFSSERTIRMRGYGVRLELSAYTGFYDYALACPDGTLEINSFAEKRRFRLIPIEGKIEVDAPFEEEKSKFFRILCSPAHLNKAYEVALTDYKINYEKDLSIETSFHSSAQSAAEDFEIWKENTLKVPEHYENAREAAAYITWSSIVNAEGLLTRPAMYMSKNWMTNIWSWDHCFNAMALIQNQPQLAWDQYCLFFDLQDESGALPDFSNDQYSFWNCCKPPIHGWTLKWMMDRSDWISEDRLAEVYHPLAKWTDWWFRYRDHDQDGIPQYNHGNDSGWDNSTVFCEGKPVETPDLSAFLIIQMDVLESIANKLGKNEDAFRWKKKANEMFTKMMEHFWTDGGFRACLSNSHKQVMSESLILFIPFILGDRLTDAQKTILLDSLITKHQFETEHGFATECINSPFYRPDGYWRGPIWAPSTMLLTEGLKAIGEYELSRKTAIKFCEMAAQSGMAENFNALTGAGLRDPAFTWTSSVFLILASELNDGTDGN from the coding sequence ATGAAAGTGAAAGAGATGAGACTTCCATTCAGCCGCAGAGGTTCCTATCTGGTCATATCGCCAATTCATAAACGGGGCCATGATTCGAATGCATTATACATTCGCATGATCAGAGGGGGAGATGAAAAGACAGGCGCTGTTTTCAAAATTAACTTATTGGATGAGACAGATAAACATCAGAATTACGAGGTTGAAATGACTCCCCATTTAATGAGGATATCTGCTAATGCTGGAATTTTAGAGGTTTGCTTTAGCTCGGAACGTACAATCCGCATGAGAGGATATGGGGTTAGGCTGGAATTAAGCGCATATACAGGATTTTACGATTATGCACTAGCATGTCCGGACGGCACTTTGGAAATAAATAGCTTTGCAGAAAAACGGAGATTCCGCTTAATCCCGATCGAAGGAAAAATTGAGGTTGATGCCCCATTTGAAGAGGAAAAAAGCAAATTTTTTAGAATACTATGCAGCCCGGCCCACCTTAATAAAGCTTATGAAGTGGCTTTAACAGATTATAAAATTAACTATGAGAAAGATTTGAGTATTGAAACGAGCTTTCATTCATCTGCTCAAAGTGCAGCAGAGGATTTTGAAATATGGAAAGAGAACACGCTAAAGGTACCGGAACATTATGAAAATGCCAGAGAAGCTGCTGCATATATCACATGGTCTTCCATTGTAAATGCAGAGGGATTGCTGACACGCCCAGCAATGTATATGTCTAAAAATTGGATGACTAATATTTGGAGCTGGGACCATTGCTTTAATGCGATGGCATTAATCCAGAATCAGCCTCAATTGGCCTGGGATCAATATTGTTTGTTTTTTGATTTGCAGGATGAAAGTGGTGCATTGCCTGATTTTTCTAATGACCAGTATTCATTTTGGAACTGTTGTAAGCCTCCAATACATGGCTGGACACTCAAGTGGATGATGGATCGTTCCGATTGGATTTCAGAGGATAGGCTGGCAGAAGTGTATCATCCCTTGGCCAAATGGACTGATTGGTGGTTCCGGTACAGGGATCATGACCAGGATGGCATTCCCCAGTATAATCATGGCAATGATAGCGGCTGGGATAACAGCACTGTGTTTTGTGAAGGTAAGCCAGTAGAAACGCCGGATTTGTCCGCCTTCCTAATTATTCAAATGGATGTATTGGAATCTATCGCCAATAAGCTGGGAAAAAATGAAGATGCATTTAGATGGAAAAAGAAAGCAAATGAAATGTTTACGAAAATGATGGAGCACTTTTGGACAGATGGGGGATTCCGGGCTTGCCTTTCAAATTCCCATAAGCAAGTTATGTCAGAAAGCCTTATTTTGTTTATTCCGTTTATATTAGGAGATAGATTAACGGATGCCCAAAAAACAATTTTATTAGATAGTTTGATTACTAAGCATCAATTTGAAACAGAGCACGGATTTGCAACTGAATGCATCAATAGTCCCTTTTATCGGCCTGATGGCTATTGGAGAGGTCCGATATGGGCGCCTTCTACCATGCTATTGACAGAAGGGCTAAAAGCGATTGGGGAGTATGAACTTTCAAGAAAAACAGCGATAAAGTTTTGCGAGATGGCGGCCCAATCCGGCATGGCGGAAAATTTCAACGCCTTGACAGGGGCGGGATTGAGGGATCCTGCTTTCACCTGGACCTCCAGTGTCTTTCTGATCCTTGCCAGTGAATTAAACGATGGAACCGATGGAAATTAA